A single region of the Corallococcus caeni genome encodes:
- a CDS encoding trypsin-like serine protease, whose translation MRRWAAASVVSLLVVGCGPQAAEEKQAQPETPAPAATTQEIVGGSATTIAANPWQVSLQSSGGSHFCGGSIINENWILTAQHCVNSGGSISKPGRIVAGVTNRTTTTGGQVRTVSQVVVYPGYVDANYGKDAALLKLSSPLDLSGANAKAIPIVTAADEAAGVGGVGAVARVTGWGTLSSGSSSLPTTLQTVDVNIISNADAQADYQGQETITADQLGAKAPGKDSCQGDSGGPLTVLKGSTRVLAGIVSWGYGCADAQYAGMYGRVSSFASWIDTTVNAPQQPTQTLLSQTNLSGATSSFTHFAITVPAGSTTLTVEQSGGTGDADLYVRQGSQPTTTAYNCRPYLSGNAETCTITAPAAGTWYVSVRGYSAYSGVSVKATVP comes from the coding sequence GTGCGTCGCTGGGCAGCCGCCAGCGTGGTGTCGCTGCTGGTCGTTGGCTGCGGTCCCCAGGCCGCCGAGGAGAAGCAGGCGCAGCCGGAGACTCCGGCCCCCGCCGCCACCACGCAGGAGATCGTCGGTGGCTCGGCCACCACCATCGCGGCGAACCCGTGGCAGGTGTCGCTGCAGAGCAGCGGCGGCAGCCACTTCTGCGGCGGCTCCATCATCAACGAGAACTGGATCCTCACCGCGCAGCACTGCGTGAACTCGGGCGGCAGCATCTCCAAGCCGGGCCGCATCGTGGCGGGCGTCACCAACCGCACCACCACCACCGGCGGGCAGGTCCGCACCGTGTCCCAGGTGGTCGTGTACCCGGGCTACGTGGACGCGAACTACGGCAAGGACGCGGCGCTCCTCAAGCTGTCCTCGCCGCTGGACCTGAGCGGCGCGAACGCGAAGGCCATCCCCATCGTCACGGCGGCGGACGAGGCCGCGGGCGTGGGCGGCGTTGGCGCCGTGGCGCGCGTCACGGGCTGGGGCACGCTGTCCAGCGGCTCCTCCTCGCTGCCGACCACGCTCCAGACGGTGGACGTGAACATCATCAGCAACGCGGACGCGCAGGCGGACTACCAGGGTCAAGAGACCATCACCGCGGACCAGCTGGGCGCGAAGGCCCCGGGCAAGGACTCCTGCCAGGGTGACAGCGGCGGTCCCCTCACCGTCCTCAAGGGCAGCACCCGCGTGCTCGCGGGCATCGTGAGCTGGGGCTACGGCTGCGCCGACGCGCAGTACGCGGGCATGTACGGCCGCGTGTCGTCCTTCGCCAGTTGGATCGACACCACCGTCAACGCCCCGCAGCAGCCGACGCAGACGCTGCTCAGCCAGACCAACCTCTCTGGCGCCACCAGCTCCTTCACACACTTCGCCATCACCGTCCCCGCGGGCTCCACGACCCTGACGGTGGAGCAGTCCGGCGGCACGGGTGACGCGGACCTCTACGTGCGCCAGGGCTCGCAGCCCACGACGACGGCGTACAACTGCCGCCCGTACCTCAGCGGCAACGCGGAGACCTGCACCATCACCGCCCCCGCGGCCGGCACCTGGTACGTCTCCGTGCGCGGCTACTCCGCGTACTCGGGCGTCTCCGTGAAGGCCACGGTGCCGTAG